Proteins found in one Miscanthus floridulus cultivar M001 chromosome 4, ASM1932011v1, whole genome shotgun sequence genomic segment:
- the LOC136552929 gene encoding protein ENHANCED DISEASE RESISTANCE 4-like codes for MENSDARAVRRVRCPRCHCVLEEPGAPVYQCGGCGTTLRAKNRTGTGAGDAAGASPSRSGLPPQSRHLDASDVASTSRSSTPTPPHVGSTSRSGTPTTPHVASTSRSGTPTLPEVGTSWHRATDATGSRHGSGDLALVSAGTRGSGDVASTSSTPDATASSRRQGTDATSRRESGGLVSAARSRGSGDVASTSSTPDANAIAGSGRPGADTTSRGESGGPVPARNRVSEQLALIEKREREQSAASQEVRDDSEGCGPRDAGGAEPGVGIARFSGGNKDASPELQDDTDKGMKRQAESTDAARKKHSGEAAVQPQYHHDRRQELAPKSSTQPAAAQPAREENVDDDAGREKAPSPSRHEIQVEHLGPLRKKILKTVDELKGDLSELFSKSPELNQPRARPARLPKQEGYVSRAAAASGFPARARHAAATTDGHRGHHGSAARALKPRQAAAPPRGLPSRRYRQCRAHPCCCNVEPRPCQHGCCRHHGKPECSSCRGYCCRPRAQEPSAPRKPPAGKEPKRRLPPRNHCRPVLKGAPFIVCSSCFKLVQVPADFAVSTKTVRKLRCGSCSTVLSYSYRDPARKKAYQDSVDRCSTDGSELHGGKGDERSDPFAPFIDAFGLSSYSTEDEQRLPVSRNTSFDTLDGTKAVGRLHRLMGYGSASELLRHSPDLYESFSERTTPDVRQHDTKGKGVCIDDGYDVDDSDEEDVGALKRSVGKGSGWPLPWMPGKGTPAAGAIRIK; via the exons ATGGAAAATTCAGATGCCAGAGCGGTTCGCCGCGTGAGGTGTCCGAGGTGCCACTGCGTTCTTGAGGAGCCTGGCGCTCCGGTGTACCAATGCGGTGGATGCGGCACCACCCTTCGAG CAAAGAACCGCACCGGCACCGGCGCGGGAGACGCGGCCGGGGCGTCGCCGTCGCGGAGCGGGCTGCCTCCTCAGAGCAGGCACCTGGACGCCAGCGACGTCGCGAGCACCAGCAGGTCCAGCACCCCGACCCCTCCTCATGTCGGGAGCACCAGCAGGTCCGGCACCCCGACGACTCCTCATGTCGCGAGCACCAGCAGGTCCGGCACCCCGACCCTTCCGGAAGTCGGGACCAGctggcaccgagccaccgacgcGACAGGCAGCCGGCACGGTTCCGGTGATCTCGCTCTCGTGTCGGCCGGGACGCGTGGGTCCGGTGACGTCGCGAGCACCAGCAGTACTCCTGACGCCACCGCGAGCAGCAGGCGCCAAGGCACCGACGCGACGAGCCGGCGCGAGTCCGGTGGTCTCGTGTCCGCCGCGAGGAGCCGTGGCTCCGGCGACGTTGCCAGCACCAGCAGCACCCCTGACGCCAATGCCATCGCGGGTAGCGGGCGTCCAGGCGCGGACACGACGAGCCGGGGTGAGTCCGGTGGTCCTGTGCCGGCGAGGAATCGTGTTTCTGAGCAACTGGCACTGATCGAGAAGAGGGAGCGCGAACAGAGCGCGGCCAGTCAGGAAGTCCGTGACGACTCTGAAGGCTGCGGACCAAGAGATGCCGGAGGTGCAGAGCCCGGCGTCGGTATTGCCCGCTTCTCCGGAGGAAACAAAGATGCTTCTCCTGAATTGCAGGATGACACAGACAAGGGGATGAAACGCCAGGCCGAATCGACCGATGCTGCCAGAAAGAAACATTCAGGTGAAGCTGCAGTGCAGCCGCAGTACCACCATGACCGTCGCCAAGAACTTGCACCGAAATCATCAACTCAACCCGCAGCTGCTCAGCCTGCACGGGAAGAAAATGTTGATGATGACGCTGGCCGGGAAAAGGCGCCAAGCCCATCTCGCCATGAGATTCAAGTAGAACATCTGGGGCCCTTGCGGAAGAAGATTCTGAAGACGGTGGATGAGCTGAAAGGCGACCTCTCTGAACTTTTCAGCAAGTCCCCAGAGCTCAACCAGCCACGCGCGCGCCCTGCTCGTCTTCCAAAGCAAGAAGGCTACGTGTCTCGCGCGGCGGCGGCCTCGGGCTTCCCTGCCAGAGCTCGTCACGCCGCTGCTACTACCGACGGTCACCGTGGTCACCATGGCAGCGCAGCTCGTGCGTTGAAACCCCGTCAAGCCGCTGCTCCTCCCCGTGGCTTGCCGTCACGGCGCTACCGCCAGTGCAGAGCACACCCGTGCTGCTGTAACGTGGAGCCGAGGCCGTGCCAGCACGGCTGCTGCCGCCACCACGGCAAACCGGAGTGTAGCAGCTGCCGAGGATACTGCTGCAGGCCCAGAGCGCAGGAGCCGTCCGCGCCGCGGAAGCCGCCGGCAGGCAAGGAGCCCAAGCGGCGCCTGCCGCCCCGCAACCACTGCCGACCGGTGCTGAAGGGCGCGCCGTTCATCGTCTGCTCCAGCTGCTTCAAGCTGGTTCAGGTGCCCGCCGACTTCGCCGTCTCGACCAAGACAGTGCGCAAGCTGCGTTGCGGCTCCTGCTCCACCGTCCTCTCCTACTCCTACAGGGACCCGGCCAGGAAGAAGGCCTACCAGGACTCCGTCGATCGGTGCAGCACAGATGGCTCCGAGCTGCATGGCGGCAAAGGCGACGAACGATCCGACCCGTTCGCGCCGTTCATCGATGCCTTCGGTCTCAGCAGCTACTCGACGGAGGACGAGCAGCGGCTGCCCGTCTCGAGGAACACGTCGTTCGACACCCTCGACGGGACGAAAGCCGTGGGGCGGCTGCACCGGCTGATGGGGTATGGGTCAGCTAGCGAGCTGCTGCGCCACTCCCCTGACCTGTACGAGAGCTTCAGCGAGCGGACGACGCCTGACGTGAGACAGCACGACACGAAAGGGAAAGGCGTTTGCATCGACGATGGCTACGACGTCGATGACTCGGACGAGGAAGACGTTGGTGCGCTGAAGAGATCAGTGGGGAAAGGGTCTGGCTGGCCGCTCCCATGGATGCCCGGCAAGGGGACTCCAGCAGCGGGAGCCATCAGGATAAAGTAA